A stretch of Physeter macrocephalus isolate SW-GA chromosome 8, ASM283717v5, whole genome shotgun sequence DNA encodes these proteins:
- the LOC102978714 gene encoding 60S ribosomal protein L17-like, with product MVRYSLDPENPTKSCKSRGSNLHVHFKNTHETAQAIKGMHIQKATKYLKDVILKKQCVPFRRYNGGVGRCAQAKQWGWTQGRWPKKSAEFLLHMLKNAESNAELKGLDVDSLVIEHIQVNKAPKMWHRTYRAPGQINPYMSSPCHIEMILTEREQIVPKPEEEVAQKKKISQKKLKKQRFMAWE from the coding sequence ATGGTTCGCTATTCACTTGACccagaaaaccccacaaaatcatGCAAGTCAAGAGGTTCAAATCTTCACGTTCACTTTAAGAACACTCATGAAACTGCCCAGGCCATTAAGGGTATGCATATCCAAAAAGCCACCAAGTATCTGAAGGATGTCATTTTAAAGAAGCAATGTGTGCCATTCCGTCGTTACAATGGTGGAGTTGGTAGGTGTGCCCAGGCCAAACAGTGGGGCTGGACACAGGGTCGGTGGCCCAAAAAGAGTGCTGAATTTTTACTGCACATGCTCAAAAATGCAGAGAGTAATGCTGAACTTAAGGGCTTAGATGTAGATTCTCTGGTCATTGAGCATATCCAGGTGAACAAAGCCCCCAAGATGTGGCACAGGACTTACAGAGCTCCTGGTCAGATCAACCCATACATGAGCTCTCCCTGCCACATTGAGATGATCCTTACTGAAAGAGAACAGATTGTGCCTAAACCAGAAGAGGAGGTtgcccagaagaaaaagatatcccagaagaaattgaagaaacaaaGATTTATGGCCTGGGAATAA